The genomic interval GTTATTGGGTGCTTCCTGGCAGCCTTCATTGGGGACAGGACAGAACTCCATTTCAGGCCCAGATTCCAATTGCTCTTCACACAGGGCATAGGAAAGCACAGGAAGCAAAGTGGGGAGCTCTCCCTGGAAGCAATGGAGGATCTGGAGTGGTGTCGAGGAAATGGGAAGGGTCTCTCTGGGAAAGCAGAGTGGAGGGCGTGAGTGGAAAGATGGATGGAGAAACCGCTGTCTAGTTAAAGCAATGTGAAGCATCTGGAGAGATGCTTTTCTGAGCAAAGGGAAGCAGGGGGTATGGAGACACAAGAAGAGAGGCTCAGGCGAAGGCAGATGGAAAGAGGGGCAGCCATGGAGCCAGTCTCAGTGCAATAGCCAGAGGCCAAGGCCAGCCAAGGAAGTGAGGAAGACAAGGGTCAGGGCCGGCGTGGGCCGAGGGGCTGGGCTATTGCAGTTGTCCTGGCTGCAGCAGGTGGTGTTATAGGTCAGGCCCCCCTTCTGGTTGGTTTGGTTGACCGCCGGCTTACAGGGCTctcctggtgtgccacagtcgaGTCGGGAGAAAACCCACATCTTCCCTGGGGTTAGGAGGGAGCAAAGAGGTTAGTAAAGACAGGCACTCGGCATGCCTGGGTCCATCTCcgcccgcgcccccccccccccccccgccatgcACCCCATTCGGGCTTCCATCCTTCCCAACTctgcccctggccctgccctTCTGTATTTCTTCTCAGTCTAACCTTTCTCGTGCACTTTCTTACCCTGCCCCCTCACCCCAATCCCGGGCCTATCActtgctgcccaggaagcttTGGACcagttcctgtctctttcagaggCTGTTTCCTCAATATAATAATAGCATCCACATCATAGGAAGTCATGAACATAAATTCAAACAACCCATGTGAAGATACAGGATGGTGCCTGGGAAACAGTAATCCTTGGCCAAATATTATCATTGCTGTAGTTCTCTGTTCCACCTCAGCCCCAGCCATAGAGTCCCCCACtggccgccccccccccccccccccccccccgccactgaCGAAGGGAATGGTACCAATGTACGCGTGGGTTGTCAGGCATTGATGTCCTGGTTCCAGGCGGCAGGACTTCCGGTCCACACAGCCCAGCACTGGGAGCTTGTAGCAGGAGTGACATCGAATATCAGCTGGGAAGACACAAGTGACAGAATATATGACTCACCAAGGGATGAGCCAAGCTGGTGGGTGGGGTTGGAGAGGAGTCAGTCAAGTTGGGGTTCTGACCTGTTTGGTCTGCTAGAGACAGAACAGGTAAGGGATGCAAAAAAAATGTAGAAGTGGGTGAGGGTGGAGTTGGTCTGTGAATGGCCCACACCCTAAACATCTTTCTTCACTCCAACCCATCTAGAGATGAGTCAAGAGGGGCAGTTACCAACAGTGGGGCTGGGGGCGGATGGAATGTGAGACTACCACTGGGAAGGAATGTGTAGATGTCTAGGGAGGAGATGAAGGAATTCAGAAGGTTACAGACGAAGAGATGAAATAGGAAGAAATATTCAAAGTTAAAAATCAATCGTGGAGGTTACAACACTTGCAGGAATGGCTTGGAGCTTAAGGGGGGCAAGAAAGCCACCTGGAGGGGCCAGTTAAACAAAGCATTCTTTACCTCCTGGGGCTGCCAAGGGTGTGGGAAGAGGAAGCAGACCCAAAATAAATCCTCCCACCCTGGTAGGTCTCCGACAGAAAGGAGTAGTATCTAAGAGGCAGATCATCAGAATAGATCTGAGCACTTTACCAAAATGGAGAGGATGAGTGCAGAAGGTGGCACTCCCAAGGTTCCTGCCACATCTgattcaaggtttgagaaaaggaagagttcaggccatgggtggaggagcctggtgatcaCCTCTCAGTGAAACCCACCTCATCCTGGGGGTGAGCAACCTTGACATTCTCTCCCTAGAAGGCTGGGCAATCTCCCTggctccctggaattctccacaGAGCTTGTGTCCCTGGAAGTATGCACCCCAGGGGGGAGCCGGGCGGGGAGGGGACCTAGGAAAGACCACTGCTTGAGGGACAGAGCACAAAGTCCCTGATGGAGTAGATGGGAGGATGGGTAGCAAAAGAAGCCCCAGCTGGATGCTTAGGTTTCTGGGAGGACATCCTGGCTGagtggagagaggagaaagcaggTAAACCCCTGGAATGGGGTTGGAAGGGGAGCTGGATATGAGAGTTTATGAGAATTGGGGAACCGGGAACCTGTAACCCTGGGCAGTTAGAAAAGTGGGTTTTGGAGGTGGGGAAGAGGCTGAAGGATGGAGATGGGGGAGAACAGAGCAAGGACCCTGTCACAGGGGCACAGGAAAGCCGAGCCAGTTGGGTCTGAGGGTGCTTGGGATCCATGGGTACAAAGGACAGTGGCTGGGGCAGGGTTTAAAAATCCTGACCAGATGAACCACATCCTGAGGGGCCCCAGGGGCTCACCTGAGAcccagcagagcagagcagacaaggagagcaggagaagggccCTCATGGTGGGGGTCCTGAGAACGGCAGCAGCCGACAGAGCAGGACTTCAGGGATCTGGCTTTCGCTCTGGGACTTCAGTGGCCTTTTTGGAGTTTATAATCACAACagtccctccctccctggcctcTGGTGGCCCCTCCTTCCCCATTTAGGGAAGGGCTAAGCAGGACCCAgtggaggagtgggatggggatgggAAGAGACAGGTATGGGGAGGGCAGGTGCAGCAGTGACTAACTCCATTTTGCTTCTTGGTTTCTGTCTAAGACACACCCTCTTGGCCCCCAGGAGTAACATCTCTGTCTGCgtaatcctctggagaagtatCACTAAAGGCCCCTGTGATGTTATAGTGGCTGGGGTGGTAGGAGCATCTCCTGGTTCCTGGGAAATGGACAATGGGGTGCAGCCCCAGCTGACTACCAAATTTTGGTCCCTGGGGGGCACTGGTAGGGGCATGTAGGCAGGAATTAAGCATCAAATTCATCTCACTTCAGCCCCCACTTTGTTTTCCCAAGCCCTGCTCAGCCACGGGATGAAGGAGTAGGGTTTGTGATGTCACCATGAGTTTGTGTGATGTCATAGCAGCAGAGGCAAGGGCTGGAGCTGCCTGTTAAGGAGGGGCTGCCTCAGAACCCCTGAAGCTTCTCAGGACCTTGCCCTGGCTCCACTTGGGTTTGGCCTGGCCTTGGTTCCTCTGGTGCAGTGAAGGccgagggtgtggggctgtgCATCTGCTAGAGCCAAAACCTGCTCAGCTGGGTGCGGCTCCTTGGGCCAGGAGGGACTGAATGGGCACAGAGAGGTGAGGCAGCAGCTAAAATAGGAATAGGAATAGTCACAATGGCAAGCACATAGTGCTCCTATGACTCAGCCATTGTTCTAGGTGTTTTCTATGTATTATTTGATTTAGTTCTCCAAATACTCTGTGAGGTAGGTGcctttatgcccattttacagatgagcaaacaggCTCACAGAAGTGACTTGTGCACATCTCACAGCTAGTAGATAGTGAAATCAAGATTTGAATTCAGGCAGCCAGAATCCAGAAATCGTGGTGCTCCCTGCAACTGCTACGCTGCAAGAGTTGACGACGGCACAAGTGCTTGTGTAAAGGACCCCAGCATGAATTTTAAGTGAGCACTGGTTAAGGGCTGTGAACTTGCCTCTGAGGATTCCCAGAGGGATCTGGGCAGCTGGTGGCCCCTCCCCTACTGCTTATCAGTGCCCCCAGACCCGCggtctcctcctccacccccctTTGATTTCCCTCCGGTCTCCTCCGCTGATTCACTGTCCTCCTCTTCCCACCACATCCCAGCCATGACCGTGGTTCTGcagctgccgctgccgctgctgctgctgctgctgtcgagGGCCCAGGGGGACCCAGGAGGTAAGCCACCCAGTAAAGTTGCAATGGCGGGAGGAAAGACTGAGCCAGGAGGAAGGGGCCACAGGAGGGTGAGATGTATATGGGAAGATCCAGGATGGCAAGACAGCACGGGAGAGCCATTAGACTAAGTGGGAGGGTCGTGTTGCCCTATGGTCTTGCCTTAACCATCGCCTCTGGCCTCCCATAGCTTCACTGAACGGCCACCCCGGAGACCGCGTGAATCTCTCCTGCATAGGGGTCTCGCAACCCACCCGCTGGGTCTGGGCACCTAGATTCCCGGCCTGCAAAGGCCTGTCCAAAGGACGCCGCCCGATCCTGTGGGCCTCACCGAGCGGGACCCCCACCGTGTCTCCCGCCCAGCCGTTTGCTGGCCGCATAAATGCCCTGGACCTTGGTATCCGGCGATTGGAGCTGCTCTTGAGCGCGGGGGACTCTGGCACCTTTATCTGCAAGGGTCGCCAAGAGGAGGAGAGCCGTACGGAGCTTCATGTGCTGGGAGACAGGGCCTACTGCAAAGCTCTGGGTAGGTCTATGCCTTCATGCGCAGGGGACCTAACTCTGACACAAGCCCCCGGCAGGGAGAGAGGCCTCGGCTGAGGGTTCCTGAGAGGGGCGGCGGTGTGGCTAGCGCTCTGTCCCCGCACCCTGACCTCGGCATCAACCACTCCG from Budorcas taxicolor isolate Tak-1 chromosome 11, Takin1.1, whole genome shotgun sequence carries:
- the MPIG6B gene encoding megakaryocyte and platelet inhibitory receptor G6b, yielding MTVVLQLPLPLLLLLLSRAQGDPGASLNGHPGDRVNLSCIGVSQPTRWVWAPRFPACKGLSKGRRPILWASPSGTPTVSPAQPFAGRINALDLGIRRLELLLSAGDSGTFICKGRQEEESRTELHVLGDRAYCKALGSSYSHILIPLLGAGLVLGLGVLGWACWRRRRSPPHPPRPTPRFALSPPHSSTRESRAPEARRGGRAQDARGPGSGAEPALRRPGSYGPQKVQPTVPSGPC
- the LY6G6C gene encoding lymphocyte antigen 6 complex locus protein G6c, whose translation is MRALLLLSLSALLCWVSADIRCHSCYKLPVLGCVDRKSCRLEPGHQCLTTHAYIGKMWVFSRLDCGTPGEPCKPAVNQTNQKGGLTYNTTCCSQDNCNSPAPRPTPALTLVFLTSLAGLGLWLLH